The following are from one region of the Nicotiana tabacum cultivar K326 chromosome 3, ASM71507v2, whole genome shotgun sequence genome:
- the LOC142176720 gene encoding uncharacterized protein LOC142176720: MAIREEIPAGTSTNTTTTTIDHHHPLFLQPSDTPSSSLISIQLTGSENYAVWSRSMRIGLIGKSKLGFVDGRCTKDKFDQSLHELWEKCNAIVLSWIMNARLLQFLMGLNETYAQPRSQFLMMSPIPSVNKAYSMVVSEESQRNMGKPAQTLDMGDNTTLFTNKGGMTIGNTYKPRRNNLFCDYCNYKGHTRETCYKIHGYPNDFKVRRKANNFPQRPMVNTTTNEGQ, encoded by the exons ATGGCAATTAGAGAAGAAATTCCAGCTGGAACCAGCACAAACACAACCACCACAACCATCGATCATCATCATCCTCTGTTTCTGCAGCCAAGTGACACACCAAGTAGTTCCTTGATTTCAATTCAGCTAACTGGAAGTGAAAATTATGCAGTATGGAGTAGATCTATGAGAATAGGATTGATAGGCAAGAGTAAATTAGGGTTTGTTGATGGACGATGCACTAAGGATAAGTTCGATCAGTCATTGCATGAACTCTGGGAAAAGTGTAATGCAATAGTTTTGTCTTGGATCATGAATGCT AGATTGCTACAATTTTTGATGGGCCTGAATGAGACATATGCACAACCTAGGAGTCAATTTTTGATGATGAGCCCAATACCTTCTGTCAACAAGGCCTATTCTATGGTTGTTTCTGAAGAAAGTCAGAGAAATATGGGAAAACCTGCACAGACATTAGACATGGGAGATAATACAACACTATTCACTAACAAAGGAGGCATGACTATAGGAAACACCTATAAGCCTAGAAGAAACAATCTATTTTGTGACTACTGTAACTATAAAGGTCATACAAGAGAAACTTGCTACAAAATACATGGCTATCCAAATGATTTCAAAGTGAGGAGGAAAGCCAACAATTTTCCACAAAGACCAATGGTTAACACCACAACAAATGAAGGACAATAG